One window of Scheffersomyces stipitis CBS 6054 chromosome 1, whole genome shotgun sequence genomic DNA carries:
- the SIP5 gene encoding protein involved in nutrient responses (Sip5 facilitates the interaction between the Reg1Glc7 phosphatase and the Snf1 kinase), with protein sequence LPLHSIETAYSEDEEEDDVDNHKIHKSSNYYKRQEQKAKLKSLIERVKELQKDEENRFVEEKAKLKKLTAHAMSTAIPSRDLLLKLYRKATECPICFLYYPKYLNVSRCCLQPICTECFVQIKRLDPHPPHDDSSNQPGSEELPHTLISEAASCPYCASPDFGVTYDPPRLISTGINGAIKAGQYTDPYRAIPEDIEVTSSPDETPRIPIDEMRVMQKGANANGRRRASLAANAPGVIHVDAIRPDWEHKLTSARNKLARKAATASAIHASNLILNDDEDDVPTSSSGGRRRFSAPTNDPNSRRRPSANGTSNHLRTVEERMIEEALRLSIIDEEERKKKVEVEQIKKNRK encoded by the exons TTGCCACTTCATTCTATAGAAACCGCGTATTCcgaggacgaagaagaagacgacgtcGACAATCACAAGATCCACAAATCATCCAACTACTACAAACGTCAGGAACAGAAGGCCAAGTTAAAGTCGCTTATTGAACGGGTTAAAGAGCTCcaaaaagatgaagaaaacagaTTTGTAGAGGAGAAGGCAAAGCTTAAGAAACTCACAGCTCATGCCATGAGTACTG CC ATTCCATCCCGTGACTTACTCTTGAAGCTCTACAGGAAGGCAACCGAGTGTCCAATATGTTTCCTCTATTACCCTAAATACCTCAACGTGTCACGGTGCTGCCTTCAGCCGATCTGTACTGAGTGTTTTGTCCAGATCAAACGGTTGGATCCACATCCTCCTCACGACGACAGCTCGAACCAGCCTGGTTCAGAAGAGTTACCGCATACTTTAATCTCCGAGGCTGCTAGTTGCCCTTACTGTGCTCTGCCGGACTTTGGAGTCACCTACGATCCTCCTCGTTTGATCAGCACAGGCATCAATGGTGCAATTAAGGCAGGTCAGTATACGGATCCGTACCGGGCTATTCCGGAAGATATCGAAGTGACATCTTCGCCAGATGAGACCCCAAGAATACCCATTGATGAAATGAGGGTGATGCAAAAAGGTGCGAACGCGAATGGCAGAAGGAGAGCATCTCTAGCAGCTAATGCTCCAGGTGTGATCCATGTAGATGCTATCAGACCTGACTGGGAACACAAATTGACTTCTGCCAGGAACAAATTGGCTAGAAAGGCTGCTACAGCTAGTGCAATCCATGCATCGAATCTCATTCtaaatgatgatgaagacgatgtGCCGACATCCAGCTCAGGTGGAAGGAGACGGTTCTCGGCTCCAACCAACGATCCcaacagcagaagaagaccaagCGCTAATGGTACTAGTAATCACTTGCGTACAGTAGAGGAAAGAATGATTGAAGAGGCGTTGCGTTTGTCGAttattgatgaagaagaaagaaaaaagaaggTGGAAGTCGAgcagataaagaagaaccGGAAATGA
- the OPS4 gene encoding opaque-phase-specific protein OP4 precursor, whose translation MRLTTSAAIAVLAYTSAVSAAPAQVESSQNALQKKQEIREMAEIMAIMEAHKRELGVEGIEFEKRDYQIVTDVLAAINQTQLAPQILKFLATDSRLQPIVINGIIAVIKSGLINLPALFDALDESNLVGNVIEDLISDCSLYVELFNAAKGVISNLANIVKDKIASGISSLTSKREVAPYHYDMLNEKRDLNDVVVNLLDSLYQSGLASSVVKSVLTDSSYIPFAVNLIKAVLANNALNLGSLVDALKESGLAVDLLKQILTVNTFQTVVTNAFAAFAGTCAGSSAPSTGGSSSSGSGSSGSGSGSSSGGTTVSSPCKRKVRRRRRRRAVNY comes from the coding sequence ATGAGATTGACTACATCCGCTGCCATCGCTGTGTTGGCCTACACTTCGGCAGTCAGCGCCGCTCCTGCTCAAGTGGAATCATCGCAAAATGCTCTTCAAAAGAAGCAGGAGATTAGAGAAATGGCTGAAATCATGGCCATCATGGAAGCCCACAAGAGAGAACTTGGTGTCGAAGGTATTGAGTTTGAAAAAAGAGATTACCAGATTGTCACTGACGTTCTTGCTGCCATTAACCAGACCCAGTTGGCTCCACAAATCCTTAAATTCCTCGCTACTGACTCCAGATTGCAACCTATTGTCATCAATGGCATTATTGCTGTCATCAAATCTGGTCTTATTAACTTGCCAGCCTTGTTCGACGCTTTGGATGAATCCAACTTGGTTGGTAATGTCATAGAAGACCTTATTTCCGATTGTAGTCTTTATGTGGAGTTGTTCAACGCTGCCAAGGGTgtcatttccaacttggccaacatAGTCAAGGATAAGATTGCTTCGGGTATCAGCAGTTTGACTTCCAAGAGAGAAGTTGCTCCATACCACTACGACATGTTGAACGAAAAGAGAGACTTGaatgatgttgttgtcAACTTGTTAGACTCTTTATACCAATCTGGCTTAGCCAGTTCTGTGGTCAAGTCCGTTCTTACCGACTCCAGCTACATTCCATTTGCCGTaaacttgatcaaggctGTATTGGCCAACAATGCTTTGAACCTCGGTTCTCTTGTTGACGCTCTTAAGGAGTCAGGTTTGGCTGTagacttgttgaagcaaATCTTGACAGTCAACACTTTCCAAACGGTCGTAACCAATGCATTTGCTGCCTTCGCTGGCACATGTGCTGGTTCATCTGCCCCATCTACTGGAGGTTCCAGTTCTAGCGGAAgtggttcttctggttccgGATCGGGTTCAAGCTCTGGTGGAACTACCGTTAGCAGTCCTTGTAAGAGAAAGgtcagaagaagaagaagaagaagagccgTCAACTACTAG